TAATGTCAACTTGTGAGGAATTAATAACCGCCTAGTCCCATACACGAACATCCTACAATGATAAGCAAGACGAATAGGACAACAATTAAGGCAAAAGAGCTCATCTATAACACCTCCTATTCTGAATGAAGGGATTGCTAAATATTCAATCCCTACTTTTAAGGTATGTTCTTAAAAAGGGTTAGTTTGGATAAATTCATCAACTGATAAGAAAATTTCACATTTATCTAATAGATATATAGATACTATTTAATTGCATTTCTAATCATCCTAGTTTATGTAAATGGTATATTACATTAAAAGAGCTCAGATCTGGTTTAGATCTGAGCCAAGCTTGTCGACTTTGTAGAAAGCTGGGAGCCTTGGCTTTTTCCAAGGCTCTTTTGTTATTCGATGAAACGAAGATCATGAATTAAAAAATCTTTTTTCATCGGACAGTTAGGAGTGTAAAGAAATTCAGCTAACGATTGTTGTTGGAGTTCGTTTGCCATTGCCCCTTTAAAGAAGGCGATTGCTTCTTTATCATTTGTTGTTAATTTTAAATGTTCCTTGTTTTTCCCGAATGCTTGAATTTGTTTGACTGCCAACGGTGAGCAGTAAAATAACGGCTTTGGAAATGATATTCCGAACGGTTCTAAAGCGCTTAAGTCATCAAAAATATGCATAGGGAACTGATGTAAGGGAATTGTACTAATATATTTTAATTTTGGATTTAGTGGCGGTTCGTCTAAGGCTGCTAGTTGAATCGCTTCTTTAAAAGCATGGATATGGTCGAAATCGAGTGGCATCGAAAAACCAGCAGCGGCTCGGTGACCACCGTATTTGGTTAGGAAATGTGAGCATTTCTTAATCACATTAATGATAGAAAAATCTGTACTATTTACACTTCTGGCAGAACCGGCTCCTGTCAAGGAAATCACAATCGCTGGCTTTTTGAATTTATTTGCTATTTTTGCGGCAATGAGACCAATAATTCCGCTGTGAAAATCATCGCAAACAACAATAACATTTTGTTTGTACCATTGGTTTTGAATAATTTGTTCCTCAATACGTTGGAATTGTTCTTTTGTCATTTGTTGCCGCTTTTTATTTAAAGTAATTAATGAATAAAGATCGGCTTTTGCACATAAAGGGTTGACTAGGATATCGACAGCTTGGTTTGGATCACCAATTCGTCCCGACGAGTTAAAAATCGGTCCAATTTGAAAGCTAATGGTGGAACTATCGACATATTTAATTCGTAACATCTCAAAGAGTTTTTTTAATACAGGGATTGGTGTATAATTCATTTTCTGCAATCCAAGTTTGCAAATAATACGATTTTCTCCTTTAAGAGGCATTAGATCCGCAATCGTACCTAACGTGGCAAACTCAATAAATTCGTAAACATGTTTATCCCAAGGAATTTTTCCTGCCATAAATAGTGCCTGTACGACTTTTAAAGCGACTCCCGCACCTGCCAGATGCGGGAAAGGATAAGTGTTGTCATGACGCTTTGGATTAATAAACGCATAACAATCGGGATGCGGACCTAAAACTTCGTGATGATCCGTAACAATGACATCCATGCCTCTTCTTTTTGCCACTTCCATGGCAGGGTGGGCGCTTGATCCATTGTCTACTGTAATAATTAAAGTGGTGTCTTCCTGAACTTTTTCCATTGCTTTCGGTGATAAACCGTAACCTTCGCTGCGAAGCGGCAATCGATAATGGACATCTGCTTTAAATTTCTTTAAAGCCTTATACAGGATAGCCGTTGCTGTCATTCCATCTACATCATAATCACCATAAATCAGAATTTTTTCTTTTTGTATCAAAGCTTTAATAATGCGTATAATCGCTTTTTTCATGTCATTCATGAGAAATGGATCATGAAAATCATCGATGGATGGAAATAAGAATCGTGATACTTTTTCGAAATTGTTGATGCCGTGAATAAACAAGTAGTGCATCAGTACAGGTTCGATATCAAACTGTCTTGCCATATAGGTGATCAAAGCTTTATTTGGATGTTTTTCTAGTGGTGTATCAAACGGTACCCAATCCATACTTACCGTCCTCTCGTGAGTTGTAAAACCAAGCATATTTTTTGGCTTGAAAAACGTTTAATGTTTGAAAAAATCGGTCGGATGGGATGTTTTTTGTTCCGTAGTATTCTTGGTAAAAACGTACAAGGTACTCTGGAGGACGGTTATATGTTAAATACTCTCTGTAAAGATCGATTGGTATTGGGAATGCGTTTTCGTATTCAATTCCTCCTTTTGACAACACAAAATACAACTCAAATGGCGTGTCGATTTCAAGCGAACTCATTACTTCTTTATAAAAAATGACACCAGAATTTTTGTAAGAGATCAGTTCTTTTTTTAGATGAAGCAGATTCTGAAATTGATTAGTATCGAGCAATTGGCGTAAGGTGATCGGTTTCATGCTGTCAACTCCATTTACTGAATGTTTAATACGATTTCAATATCCCTTTCATCAAGTAAAATCACTTTTTCAACAATCGTTTTAATGAATGATTTTGCTTCCGGGACTGGTAAAACATCGATTGCATCGATCACATTGTTTATTTTTTCTTTCACCATTGCTTCAAGCTTTTTTACATCCATGGAAGAAGCAGTTTCCGTTTTTTGAGCTTCTGCAATGATTTGTTCCATCCGCTTTTTTTCTTCATTTAAATCCTCTAATTCAATGAGTCCTGCCGTGTATGCTTCCACTTTTC
Above is a window of Geobacillus thermoleovorans DNA encoding:
- a CDS encoding YjcZ family sporulation protein, which codes for MSSFALIVVLFVLLIIVGCSCMGLGGY
- the recJ gene encoding single-stranded-DNA-specific exonuclease RecJ; this encodes MDWVPFDTPLEKHPNKALITYMARQFDIEPVLMHYLFIHGINNFEKVSRFLFPSIDDFHDPFLMNDMKKAIIRIIKALIQKEKILIYGDYDVDGMTATAILYKALKKFKADVHYRLPLRSEGYGLSPKAMEKVQEDTTLIITVDNGSSAHPAMEVAKRRGMDVIVTDHHEVLGPHPDCYAFINPKRHDNTYPFPHLAGAGVALKVVQALFMAGKIPWDKHVYEFIEFATLGTIADLMPLKGENRIICKLGLQKMNYTPIPVLKKLFEMLRIKYVDSSTISFQIGPIFNSSGRIGDPNQAVDILVNPLCAKADLYSLITLNKKRQQMTKEQFQRIEEQIIQNQWYKQNVIVVCDDFHSGIIGLIAAKIANKFKKPAIVISLTGAGSARSVNSTDFSIINVIKKCSHFLTKYGGHRAAAGFSMPLDFDHIHAFKEAIQLAALDEPPLNPKLKYISTIPLHQFPMHIFDDLSALEPFGISFPKPLFYCSPLAVKQIQAFGKNKEHLKLTTNDKEAIAFFKGAMANELQQQSLAEFLYTPNCPMKKDFLIHDLRFIE